The Fodinibius saliphilus genome segment ATCAGATTTTGATGCAAATATTCAAGGTATTGAAACCACTGATCCTACTTTCGGAATGGATGCCATTTGGGTGAGCGGAAAAAATAAATCCCAAGCGGAAAAATTTGGTCTTTCTGTCATTGAAGCCGGCGCCGTTATCACTACCCATTTAATGGAAGTTCTTAAAAAGAATGCACATAAGTTAATCGACCGACAGATGGTTAAGCGACTGGTTGATAATATTGAAGAGCAATCGCCGGCACTCATAGAAGAGTTGGTTCCAGAAGGCATGCAAATAGGTCAGATACAGAAAGTACTCAAGCGATTGCTCCGTGAACGCATCCCTATTAACAACCTGATAACCATACTTGAAACCCTGGCAGACTATTGCCATCAAACCGCCAATGTCGACGTTCTGACGGAGTATTGCCGTGCTTCTTTGTCTGAAACCATTACCCAGAAATTTGTTTCTGATGACAATGAAGTGGTGGTCGTAATGATGGATTCCTCTCTTGAATCTCGACTCATAGAGAAAGCTCAGCAAGGAGGATTAAATGCTAACACCCTGGGACTTGATCCAAATACTGTTGAATTGCTATACAAAAGTTCCTCAAAAACTTTTGAAAATATGATTCGCCAAGGATACGATCCGGTACTTTTAACATCACCGGTACTTCGTAATACACTCTTTGAGTTTTTGGCACCAATTTTGCCTGATATAAATGTGCTGTCATACAATGATATTAGTCAAAATGTACAGTTTAAAACTTTTGATCGTCTCAACATACAACGTGCTGAATTAAACGAACCCGCATCGGTATGAAATTGAATAAATTTTTAGGTAAAACTGTTGAAGCTGCTAAACAAAGTGCTCGGCAAATCTACGCCGATGATTATTCGCAGCTAAAAAGTGTTGTTCCCGATAAGGATAACGACAATGGACAAGGTTCGTCAAAAGAACATGCACAAGAGAACAATAGCCGTGATGACCAAGAAACGGCGACAAAACCTAATAAAGGGGTTGTTTTTGAACGCTCCGGTGCTTCACAAGCTGACTCCAATAAGGCAACAAAAAAAATTGATTCTAAGCTGGCTTCTATTCGAAAGTATGCAGCACAACAAACAAGTGAACAGATAGACCACAGCAACGAGTGGAAGTCTACTCCTGATAAAGAGGAACTAACGAAAAGTTTGAGTAACCCTACGGCCCAAAAAGCCCCCCCTATATATAGCCGCAAAGATATTAGACCCAAAGCGAAATCAGCAGGTACTAAAGAAAAGCGAATAAAGAACAGTTCTGATAAAAAGAAGGAAAAGAAATCTGTTCAGCAAAACCAACTGATGGATCAGCCTGTCAGCAAGCTACCTAATGATGGTCCCAAAAATACGGAGACAGAAACGCAAGAACATAGCAATGCCGACTTACACAAGCGGCTCGACAGACTGGAATCACTTATGCACCTCAGTTTATCATCGGGGTATGGGCAGTTTTGCGACCACCCGTTATTCCACAAATTGTTACACAAAGGTGTGCCACAAAAATTAGTGAATAACTGGTTCGATACCCTTAACCAACAGGGAATAGATCCGGATTTTCGACCACAGTTATTTCAGTCGAAACTTGCTCTTCTTATCCAGGATTTATTAGAAGGATCCAAAGCTGCAACAGAAGATGATATTCTATTGTTTTGCGGCCGTTCGGGTACAGGAAAAACACAATTAATAATGAAACTGTGCCAACACTCTTCGTTTTTTCAAAATAAAAACATTGCGGTTGCCAACTTTAACCCCATGCCAGGAAAACAGCTTTATTATAGTGTACTGGCACCATATTGCAAGAATAATGATATCGACTATTACCAGGTATCTGGTGTAGAAGAGGTGAATAATTTCCAAAACAGATGGAACACCTATGATCACATTCTTATCGATACGCCTGCAATAGAGGTAGAGGGACAGCATCGCATGGAAAAGATTTTAGCAATAAAAGAAACGCTTTCTGCCATCCGGGGAGTTGAAACGCAATACTTAATAAACACCGCAATAAACGGTAATGCTTTTAATGATCCTCTTGGTGTTGAGGTAGAAGCCGACCATATAGCACTAACACATATAGATCAATCGATCAAGTGGGGTAAAACCATGCAGCTGATCACCAACACAGATTATAAGCTACGCTACATAAGCAGCGGTCCAACTATCGCCGGGAATCTTCTCCCTTTTGATCCGGAGAAATTTGCCCAAAAACTAATACGGTAACCATAAATGCATGTGCATTAAAACTAAAATGGATTAACAACAATGAAATTATCGAACCCTATGCTTTTACGAATTATTACGGTTATATCACTTATCCAGTTTTTGTTATTGATGGTTTCCGGTGCTAGTGTCAATATTGCGCTTTATCGAAGCCTGTTGGTTTTCTTGATCCTCTTTTCACTGGTATATATTTCGATGTTTTTACTAAATATCATCCAGGAAAACAATTCAAAGACCGTATCAAGCAAATCAGCTGCAACAGAAAGCAACAATTCACAGAACAATAGTGGGGAATAATGATGTCTGAGAAAACACTTCAAGAACTTGCCGAGTTATTCTGCAAGAATCCATCAGATGGACTTCGCGATGCAATCATAAGTAAATCTATGCCACTTATACGCAGTATTATTGGGAAGATCAATATTCCCGATCAACCGCTCACCCAGCAAGAGGATATCGAAAGCGCGGGCATTAGTGGGCTTATACAAGCCATGGATTCCTATGATTGTGAACGAAATATCAAGTTCAATACCTTCGTTTACTATCGTATTCGCGGCAATATTATCGATTACCTTCGTAAAATTGATCAGCTACCGCGCAAAAAGCGTAAAGATTACGGGCAGGTTAAGAAAACGATACAGGAACTATCACAACAACTTGGTCGTAAACCCAGCGACGGAGAAGTTGCCAATGCGCTGGATATGAGTATCGAACGTTATCGCACGCTGCTCTCGAATGTACAAACCCGTAATGCGCTCTCTCTTGATAGCAGCTTAGGCAATAGTGGCGATGATTCCGGATCATTCTATGACATTCACGAAAATCCAAATGTTGAGCTCCCAGACCAAGATCTGGTTAATAAAGAGCGAACTGAAATATTGAAAGAGAAGATTGGAAATCTTAATGAGCGAGACCGTCTAATTCTTACGCTGTATTATTACGAGGATATGACTATGCAAGAGGTTGCCCTTTTGTTGGAACTGTCAGAAGCTCGAATCTCTC includes the following:
- a CDS encoding sigma-70 family RNA polymerase sigma factor; the encoded protein is MMSEKTLQELAELFCKNPSDGLRDAIISKSMPLIRSIIGKINIPDQPLTQQEDIESAGISGLIQAMDSYDCERNIKFNTFVYYRIRGNIIDYLRKIDQLPRKKRKDYGQVKKTIQELSQQLGRKPSDGEVANALDMSIERYRTLLSNVQTRNALSLDSSLGNSGDDSGSFYDIHENPNVELPDQDLVNKERTEILKEKIGNLNERDRLILTLYYYEDMTMQEVALLLELSEARISQIVGRILLQLKEDLVGEKVTVS